The following coding sequences lie in one Mucilaginibacter sp. KACC 22773 genomic window:
- a CDS encoding Crp/Fnr family transcriptional regulator, which produces MGNAKLLEYLQLLLPESPETVPLIAGYFEKKNLKKGDIILKAGEVCPAFYFVEDGHLRTYYRNTDGAEINIYFHLEGSVTSDHRNGKAGIPSEFTIAAGEKSEIWVLNRKKLEEQCYANSQIMVFGRRLLSSMLLDLNAHSNLFKMYSPAERYRYIEKNQPHILQRITLTNLASYLGINRRTLSRIRAIKRF; this is translated from the coding sequence ATGGGTAATGCCAAACTGCTCGAATATCTCCAATTGCTGCTTCCCGAATCGCCGGAAACCGTGCCCCTCATAGCAGGGTATTTTGAGAAGAAGAACCTTAAAAAAGGTGATATCATTTTAAAGGCCGGCGAAGTTTGCCCAGCCTTTTATTTTGTAGAAGACGGCCATCTGCGTACATACTACCGCAACACCGATGGGGCCGAAATCAATATTTACTTTCACCTGGAAGGTTCAGTAACATCCGACCATAGGAATGGCAAGGCAGGGATCCCGTCGGAATTTACCATCGCTGCAGGCGAGAAAAGCGAAATATGGGTATTAAACCGCAAAAAGTTAGAAGAACAATGCTACGCCAACTCCCAAATAATGGTTTTTGGCCGAAGACTGCTGAGCAGCATGTTACTTGACTTAAATGCGCATAGTAACCTTTTCAAAATGTACTCCCCCGCCGAACGTTACCGGTATATCGAGAAAAACCAGCCTCATATATTACAGCGTATCACCCTCACAAACCTGGCCTCGTACCTGGGGATAAACCGGCGAACGCTTAGCCGGATCAGGGCGATAAAACGATTTTGA
- a CDS encoding isochorismatase family cysteine hydrolase, whose translation MQNNTALLVMDMQLPVVARLGNPETLLGNVANAIANARAVQIPVIYVVVGFRAGGPEISRQNKIFGATKDRLSGVNPNEMTKVHPRLTPAANELVVVKRRVSAFTGSDLEVILRAQQIQHIVLTGIDTSGVVLSTLREAADKDYRITVLADCCGDADKEVHRVLTTKVFVSQAEVMTLADWG comes from the coding sequence ATGCAAAATAATACAGCTCTTTTAGTGATGGACATGCAGCTGCCCGTGGTAGCACGCCTGGGCAATCCTGAAACACTGCTTGGCAATGTGGCCAACGCTATAGCCAATGCACGCGCCGTGCAAATACCCGTTATTTATGTGGTTGTAGGTTTCAGGGCAGGCGGCCCTGAAATTAGCCGGCAAAATAAAATATTTGGCGCCACTAAAGACCGCCTTTCAGGGGTTAACCCCAACGAAATGACAAAAGTTCACCCTCGCCTAACGCCCGCAGCCAACGAGCTTGTTGTGGTAAAACGCCGTGTGAGCGCCTTTACCGGCAGCGATCTGGAAGTGATTTTAAGGGCCCAGCAAATACAACATATTGTATTAACCGGCATTGATACCAGCGGCGTAGTACTATCAACACTGCGCGAAGCTGCCGATAAAGATTACCGCATTACGGTATTGGCAGATTGCTGCGGCGACGCAGACAAAGAAGTGCATCGTGTACTAACTACCAAAGTTTTTGTTAGCCAGGCAGAGGTGATGACATTGGCCGATTGGGGGTAA
- a CDS encoding DUF1569 domain-containing protein, producing MKTIFDNATRAELIARINTLDENSTAQWGKMTVYQMLKHCSLWEEMVLGKTTYKQSFIGKLFGKMALKGMLKDDSPVKKNMPTVPGFNITGTGDVEVEKTKWISLINEEENFANHNFVHPFFGKMTKEQIGCFAYKHIDHHLRQFGA from the coding sequence ATGAAAACCATTTTTGACAACGCCACCCGTGCCGAACTTATTGCCCGTATAAATACCCTCGATGAAAACAGTACCGCGCAATGGGGTAAAATGACCGTTTACCAGATGCTGAAACATTGCAGCCTGTGGGAAGAAATGGTATTGGGTAAAACCACATACAAACAATCGTTTATTGGAAAGCTGTTTGGCAAAATGGCCCTGAAGGGTATGCTAAAAGACGACAGCCCTGTCAAAAAAAACATGCCTACTGTTCCTGGCTTTAACATAACCGGCACGGGCGATGTGGAGGTCGAAAAAACCAAATGGATCAGCCTGATCAATGAGGAAGAAAATTTTGCCAACCACAATTTTGTACATCCTTTTTTTGGCAAAATGACCAAGGAACAGATAGGCTGCTTTGCCTATAAACACATCGACCACCATTTGAGGCAGTTTGGGGCTTAA
- a CDS encoding lipoprotein signal peptidase: protein MKAAYTKPFFTAFIIILADQAIKTWVRRYMYMGEEIRFLGSHGMLHYTENNGMAFGMEWGGDAGKLALTLFRIAAVVGIVYSLVYLIKHKYHRGLIMNVALILAGAVGNIIDSTFYGILFQHGKLFHGRVVDMFYFPLLKGTYPTWFPLWGGESFEFFRPVFNLADSAICVGVIMILLYQKRYFKHEVPEVASPNSEMVEE, encoded by the coding sequence ATGAAGGCTGCTTACACCAAACCTTTTTTTACCGCTTTCATCATTATCCTTGCCGATCAGGCTATTAAAACCTGGGTACGCAGGTATATGTACATGGGCGAAGAAATTCGTTTCCTGGGCAGCCATGGCATGCTGCACTACACCGAAAATAACGGCATGGCATTTGGCATGGAGTGGGGTGGCGATGCCGGTAAGCTGGCGTTAACCCTGTTCCGCATAGCGGCGGTTGTAGGCATTGTATACAGCTTGGTTTACCTCATTAAACACAAATATCATCGCGGGTTGATCATGAACGTGGCGCTTATTTTAGCCGGCGCCGTAGGTAACATTATCGACTCTACCTTTTACGGCATCCTGTTTCAGCATGGTAAACTGTTTCATGGCCGCGTTGTAGATATGTTTTACTTCCCCTTGTTAAAGGGTACTTATCCAACCTGGTTCCCCCTGTGGGGAGGTGAATCGTTCGAGTTTTTCAGGCCGGTATTTAACCTGGCCGATTCGGCAATATGCGTGGGCGTTATCATGATCCTGCTATACCAAAAGCGCTACTTCAAACACGAAGTACCTGAGGTAGCAAGCCCCAACAGCGAAATGGTTGAGGAATAA
- a CDS encoding TraR/DksA family transcriptional regulator: protein MKVENEKTRYSESDLQEFKALILDKLRIAKEELNSLATSLSSPNANGTDDTAGTYKTLEDGSATLEKEQINQLAARQKKFIDQLEAALVRIENKTYGICRETGKLIPKERLRAVPHTTMTMEAKMRQ from the coding sequence ATGAAAGTAGAAAACGAAAAAACCAGATATTCTGAGTCAGACCTGCAGGAATTTAAAGCGCTAATCCTGGATAAACTGCGTATTGCTAAAGAAGAATTAAACTCGCTTGCAACATCATTAAGCTCGCCAAACGCGAACGGAACCGATGATACCGCAGGCACCTATAAAACATTGGAAGATGGCTCGGCCACACTGGAAAAAGAACAAATTAACCAGTTGGCAGCCCGTCAGAAAAAATTCATCGATCAGCTGGAAGCTGCATTGGTACGCATTGAAAACAAAACCTACGGTATTTGCCGCGAAACCGGTAAACTGATCCCTAAGGAGCGTTTGCGCGCGGTGCCACACACCACCATGACGATGGAAGCAAAAATGAGGCAATAA
- the ileS gene encoding isoleucine--tRNA ligase has translation MYKEYKQLNLSQTGKEVLKFWKKNNIFEKSISNRPEDNPYTFYEGPPSANGMPGIHHVMARSIKDIFCRYKTLKGYQVKRKGGWDTHGLPIELAVEKALGITKDDIGKKITVKEYNDACRKEVMRYTDVWNDLTEKMGYWVDLEDPYITYKNEYIESLWWILKEFYKAGYLYKGYTVQPYSPKSGTGLSSHELNQPGTYKMVKDTTIVAQFKVKRDQDSAFLFEGVNTDVFILAWTTTPWTLPSNCALAVGENITYVKINTFNPYTFEPICVVLAKDLVKKYFKAEGESASFDDYKGGDKIIPWTLAAEFKGSQLLGIHYEQLMPYVTNEDLEKNAFRVIPADFVTTEDGTGIVHTASVFGADDFRACKENNVPSVMVKDENGKEVPLVDKQGRFVDEVTDFAGQYVKEEYYTAEERAVEGFRATDVQISIKLKTENKAFDVKKYEHSYPHSWRSDEPILYYPLDSWFIKTTAVKDKMVALNKTINWKPESTGTGRFGNWLENLVDWNLSRSRYWGTPLPIWREENGGEEKCIGSIAELNAEIEKSIAAGFMPEGFALEDMHRPYVDDVILTSSTGNKMFREPDLIDVWFDSGAMPYAQWHFPFENQEEFAKAYPADFIAEGVDQTRGWFFTLHAIAVMLSECSDEVKAVNEKVGNGGVAFKNVISNGLVLDKNGNKMSKRLGNGVDPFETIEQFGADAPRWYMISNASPWDNLKFNVEGIDEVRRKFFGTLYNTYSFFVLYANIDKFTYSEAEIEISKRPEIDRWIISLLNTLTQEVDGFYADFEPTKAARAIQEFVDAHFSNWFIRLSRRRFWRSDNSDDKLSAYQTLYTCLITISKLMSPIAPFFADRLYSDLNSVTGKEAYESVHLAYFPEYNANLVDTDLEERMKLAQDVSSLVLSLRKKIGINVRQPLSKILLPILDKDFKAHVELVKELILSETNIKDIEYITDTAGFIKKKIKPNFKALGQKVGKDMKAVAEAINNFTNEQIASLEANGSIDVEVMVGGNLKDSLPEPLTTHYSLLTTDVEIIAEDVPGWQVANQGKLTVALDVTITNELKQEGIARELVSQIQRLRKEKGLEVTDKIDIKLFDHPYISEAVKNNLTYICAEVLAVGITLDTQLNEGDLIAIDGHEILIVISKI, from the coding sequence ATGTACAAGGAATATAAGCAGTTAAACTTATCGCAAACAGGCAAGGAAGTACTTAAATTTTGGAAAAAGAATAACATTTTCGAAAAAAGTATCAGCAATCGCCCGGAAGATAACCCATACACTTTTTACGAAGGGCCGCCGAGCGCTAATGGCATGCCCGGCATTCACCACGTAATGGCACGGTCTATCAAAGATATTTTTTGCCGCTATAAAACACTTAAGGGTTACCAGGTTAAACGTAAAGGCGGCTGGGATACCCATGGTCTGCCCATTGAACTGGCTGTTGAAAAAGCTTTGGGAATAACCAAAGACGATATCGGCAAAAAAATCACCGTTAAAGAGTACAACGATGCCTGCCGCAAAGAGGTAATGCGCTATACCGATGTGTGGAACGACCTGACCGAAAAAATGGGTTACTGGGTCGACCTGGAAGATCCGTACATCACCTACAAAAACGAATATATTGAAAGCCTTTGGTGGATACTGAAGGAGTTTTATAAAGCCGGCTATTTATACAAAGGGTACACTGTACAACCTTATTCACCAAAATCGGGTACCGGTTTAAGCTCGCATGAACTTAACCAGCCGGGCACTTACAAAATGGTGAAAGATACCACCATTGTTGCTCAGTTTAAAGTAAAACGCGACCAGGATTCGGCCTTTTTGTTTGAGGGTGTAAATACCGATGTGTTTATCCTGGCCTGGACCACTACACCGTGGACACTGCCATCAAACTGTGCCCTTGCCGTAGGCGAAAATATCACCTACGTTAAAATAAACACTTTTAATCCTTACACTTTTGAACCAATCTGCGTTGTTTTAGCGAAGGACCTGGTAAAAAAATACTTTAAGGCCGAAGGCGAAAGCGCATCCTTTGATGATTACAAAGGCGGCGACAAGATCATCCCATGGACATTAGCAGCCGAATTTAAAGGAAGCCAGTTATTAGGCATCCACTACGAGCAGCTGATGCCTTATGTAACCAATGAAGACCTGGAGAAAAACGCTTTCCGTGTTATCCCTGCCGATTTTGTTACGACAGAAGACGGTACAGGCATAGTACACACCGCATCAGTTTTTGGCGCGGATGACTTCCGGGCCTGTAAAGAAAACAACGTACCATCGGTAATGGTGAAAGACGAGAATGGCAAGGAGGTTCCTTTGGTAGACAAGCAGGGCCGTTTTGTTGACGAGGTTACCGATTTTGCAGGCCAATACGTTAAAGAAGAATATTATACCGCCGAAGAGCGTGCCGTGGAAGGTTTCAGGGCCACCGACGTACAGATCTCGATCAAACTAAAAACTGAGAACAAAGCCTTCGACGTAAAAAAATACGAGCACAGTTACCCGCACTCCTGGCGTTCTGACGAACCTATTTTATACTATCCGCTGGATAGCTGGTTCATCAAAACTACTGCCGTTAAAGATAAAATGGTAGCGCTCAACAAAACCATCAACTGGAAACCCGAATCGACCGGTACCGGCCGTTTTGGTAACTGGCTTGAAAACCTGGTTGACTGGAACCTGTCGCGCTCCCGTTACTGGGGAACCCCGCTGCCTATCTGGCGCGAGGAAAATGGCGGAGAAGAAAAATGCATTGGCTCGATTGCCGAATTGAACGCCGAGATTGAAAAATCAATAGCAGCCGGTTTTATGCCTGAAGGCTTCGCGCTGGAAGATATGCACAGGCCTTATGTAGATGATGTGATATTAACCTCATCAACCGGTAACAAAATGTTCCGCGAGCCCGACCTGATTGACGTATGGTTTGATAGCGGCGCCATGCCTTACGCGCAATGGCATTTCCCGTTTGAAAACCAGGAAGAATTTGCGAAGGCCTATCCTGCCGATTTTATTGCCGAAGGTGTTGACCAAACCCGCGGCTGGTTTTTTACCCTGCACGCGATAGCTGTAATGCTGAGCGAGTGCAGCGATGAGGTAAAAGCCGTTAACGAAAAGGTTGGCAATGGTGGCGTTGCCTTTAAAAACGTGATCTCGAACGGTTTGGTGCTGGATAAAAACGGCAACAAAATGTCTAAGCGTTTAGGCAACGGTGTCGATCCGTTTGAAACCATCGAGCAGTTTGGTGCCGATGCCCCGCGCTGGTACATGATCAGCAATGCATCGCCATGGGATAACCTGAAATTTAATGTAGAGGGTATCGATGAGGTTCGCCGCAAGTTTTTCGGTACACTTTATAATACCTACTCATTCTTTGTGCTGTACGCCAACATCGATAAGTTCACTTACAGCGAGGCCGAAATTGAGATCAGCAAACGCCCGGAGATTGACCGCTGGATCATATCCCTACTAAATACCTTAACCCAGGAGGTTGACGGCTTTTATGCCGACTTTGAGCCAACCAAAGCAGCCCGTGCCATACAGGAATTTGTAGATGCGCATTTCAGTAACTGGTTTATCCGCTTAAGCCGCCGCCGTTTCTGGAGGTCGGATAATTCGGATGATAAGTTATCGGCATATCAAACGTTATATACCTGTTTAATCACCATCAGCAAGCTGATGTCGCCTATAGCACCTTTCTTTGCCGATAGGTTATACAGCGATTTAAACAGCGTTACAGGCAAAGAAGCTTATGAATCTGTTCACCTGGCTTACTTCCCTGAGTATAACGCCAACCTGGTTGATACCGACCTGGAAGAGCGTATGAAACTGGCCCAGGACGTTTCATCTTTGGTGTTATCATTACGTAAAAAAATAGGAATTAATGTAAGGCAGCCGCTAAGTAAAATCCTTTTACCTATATTAGATAAGGACTTTAAAGCACACGTGGAGCTGGTTAAGGAATTGATATTATCTGAAACCAACATTAAGGATATTGAGTATATTACTGACACTGCAGGCTTCATCAAAAAGAAGATAAAGCCAAACTTTAAAGCCCTTGGGCAAAAGGTAGGCAAGGACATGAAAGCAGTAGCAGAGGCTATAAACAACTTTACAAATGAACAAATCGCTTCTTTAGAGGCGAATGGCAGTATTGATGTAGAAGTAATGGTTGGTGGTAATTTGAAAGATAGTTTGCCGGAACCACTCACCACTCACTACTCACTACTCACCACCGATGTAGAGATTATCGCCGAAGACGTACCCGGCTGGCAGGTTGCAAACCAGGGCAAACTAACCGTTGCTTTGGATGTTACTATAACCAACGAGTTAAAACAGGAGGGTATAGCGCGCGAATTAGTAAGCCAGATACAACGACTTCGCAAGGAAAAAGGCCTTGAAGTAACGGATAAAATAGATATTAAGCTTTTTGACCACCCTTACATCAGCGAAGCGGTAAAAAATAATTTAACCTATATTTGCGCCGAAGTTTTGGCCGTGGGTATAACACTTGATACCCAGTTGAATGAAGGCGATTTAATAGCCATTGACGGACATGAAATTTTGATTGTAATTAGTAAAATATAA
- a CDS encoding SDR family oxidoreductase, which produces MDLKLNNKVALVLAASKGLGKAIATALSAEGAKVIIGSRDEAELNKTAGEIRKLTGNEVVVIPVDVSSADEIDAFVAKAAATFGRIDILLNNAGGPPFDKFENFDDEQWQKAFELNLLSVARFSKLVLPHMQKTGSGRIINIISGSVKAVLGNSVLSTTMRMGVVGMAKLMADEFGPYNITVNNVAPGLILTDRIKHTLPKDVDPEQAIKDKAKAIPLGRIGKPEELAALVAFLASEQAAYISGTTIQVDGGANRAIF; this is translated from the coding sequence ATGGATCTTAAACTCAACAACAAAGTAGCCCTGGTGCTGGCAGCCAGCAAAGGGTTAGGCAAGGCAATAGCCACAGCGCTATCTGCCGAGGGTGCCAAGGTAATTATCGGCTCGCGCGATGAGGCAGAGTTAAATAAAACTGCCGGGGAAATCAGGAAGCTAACCGGTAACGAGGTTGTGGTTATTCCTGTTGATGTTTCCAGCGCTGATGAAATTGATGCCTTTGTTGCCAAAGCAGCAGCCACATTTGGCCGGATAGACATTTTGCTGAACAACGCCGGCGGGCCACCCTTTGATAAGTTTGAGAACTTTGACGATGAGCAATGGCAAAAAGCATTTGAGCTTAACCTGCTTAGCGTTGCCCGTTTTAGCAAACTGGTATTGCCCCATATGCAAAAAACCGGTAGCGGCCGAATCATCAACATCATCAGTGGTTCGGTAAAGGCAGTATTGGGTAATTCCGTACTATCCACCACCATGCGCATGGGCGTTGTGGGCATGGCCAAATTAATGGCCGACGAATTTGGCCCTTACAATATCACCGTAAACAATGTGGCTCCCGGCTTAATCCTTACCGACCGTATTAAGCACACCCTCCCTAAAGATGTTGACCCGGAACAAGCTATAAAAGATAAAGCAAAAGCCATCCCCCTTGGCCGCATTGGCAAACCCGAAGAGTTGGCGGCACTGGTTGCCTTTTTAGCATCAGAGCAGGCGGCTTACATTAGCGGGACTACTATACAGGTTGATGGTGGGGCGAACAGGGCTATTTTTTAG
- a CDS encoding efflux RND transporter permease subunit: protein MFWKKTASFILKNRLLVLISVVALSVFMSYEASKVKITFNGGKVLPVTDSAYIRYNQFKKMFGQDASSMVIGIKSDKIFDKNIFNDWFQIGNDLRQVKGVKAVISVANVYNLQKDTAKHRFIIKPLVTGMLPTAQAVDSIKQKLASLPFYKGVVLSNDGKSTLMAITFDDKIINTPYRVPIINKIKKLGAAFEQKHGIKVHYSGLPLIRTVVGDLVAHEFSMFLSLSVLITAIILLAFFRSFFPVVFPIIIVVLGVVWSLGTLVLMHYEMTILTGIIPPLIVVIGIPNTIFILNKYYHEYELCGDKMKALHLAIEKAGITTFIANITTAIGFGVLCFTNSELLTQFGLVASISIIATFALSLILVPIIFSYLPSPKPQKAGIKDSKLMAKVLSGLDKLVHNKRKTIYIGTLVLIAISCVGIYQININGFVVDDLPQHNNTLEDLKFFEANFNGVLPLEVSIDTKRKNGVVNLGVIRKVEKLEKLISSYPQFSRSISLIQVLKFSTQAFYGGAPEYYRLPDGLEQNFILNYAGNSTGKGTSALNSYVDSTKQVTRVTFEMVDAGSKKMNVVLAELQPRIDSIFNPKKFHVELTGSSIIFIKGTNYLLINLYESLAWAIFLIAIVMWILFRGVKMIAVSLVPNLVPLIITAGIMGFFGIPLKPSTILIFSIAMGISSDQTIYFITRYRHELRNTRKSISVIVSDTIRETGVSMIFIATVLFFGFGVFVVSKFGGTQALGILLSITLLVAMISNLTLLPAFLLTLEKGVDRKKIKGPDIEE from the coding sequence ATGTTCTGGAAAAAAACAGCATCATTTATTCTTAAAAACAGGCTTCTTGTGTTGATAAGCGTTGTGGCGTTAAGTGTTTTTATGAGCTATGAGGCATCCAAAGTAAAAATAACTTTTAATGGCGGCAAGGTGTTGCCCGTTACCGATTCGGCCTATATCCGGTATAACCAGTTTAAAAAAATGTTTGGCCAGGATGCATCGTCCATGGTTATCGGCATCAAATCGGATAAAATTTTTGATAAAAACATATTTAACGACTGGTTTCAGATAGGCAACGATTTGAGACAGGTAAAAGGTGTTAAAGCGGTTATTTCGGTAGCCAACGTTTATAACCTGCAAAAGGACACCGCCAAACACCGTTTCATTATAAAACCATTGGTTACCGGCATGTTGCCAACAGCACAGGCGGTTGATAGTATAAAACAAAAGCTGGCCAGCCTGCCTTTTTATAAAGGGGTGGTATTGAGCAACGATGGCAAATCTACCCTGATGGCTATCACTTTTGACGATAAGATCATCAACACCCCATACCGTGTACCCATTATCAACAAAATAAAAAAGCTGGGTGCAGCATTTGAACAAAAGCATGGTATTAAAGTGCACTACTCGGGTCTGCCACTTATCCGTACCGTAGTTGGCGATTTGGTGGCGCATGAGTTTTCCATGTTCCTGAGCCTGTCGGTGTTAATTACTGCCATCATATTGCTGGCATTTTTCCGCTCGTTTTTCCCGGTGGTATTTCCCATCATCATTGTTGTGCTTGGGGTAGTTTGGAGCCTGGGCACATTGGTGCTGATGCATTACGAAATGACTATCCTCACCGGCATCATTCCGCCGCTTATTGTGGTTATCGGCATTCCTAATACCATCTTCATCCTTAACAAATACTACCACGAATATGAGTTGTGCGGCGATAAAATGAAAGCGTTGCACCTGGCTATTGAAAAAGCCGGCATAACCACCTTTATTGCCAATATTACAACCGCCATAGGTTTCGGCGTATTATGCTTTACCAACAGCGAACTGCTTACCCAGTTTGGCCTGGTAGCCTCTATCAGCATTATAGCTACTTTTGCTTTAAGCTTAATTTTAGTACCCATTATTTTCAGCTACCTGCCATCGCCTAAACCACAAAAGGCCGGCATTAAGGATAGCAAACTGATGGCCAAAGTACTTAGCGGTTTAGATAAGCTGGTGCATAACAAACGCAAAACTATTTATATAGGCACGTTGGTATTAATTGCCATATCGTGCGTAGGTATTTATCAAATAAACATTAACGGCTTTGTGGTTGACGACCTGCCCCAGCATAACAACACGCTGGAAGACCTTAAATTTTTTGAGGCTAACTTTAACGGCGTATTGCCCTTAGAGGTAAGCATTGATACCAAACGTAAAAACGGCGTGGTAAACCTGGGCGTAATCCGCAAGGTAGAGAAGCTTGAAAAACTAATTTCGTCGTACCCGCAGTTTAGTCGGTCGATATCGCTTATCCAGGTTTTAAAATTCAGTACCCAGGCTTTTTACGGCGGGGCGCCCGAATATTACCGGCTGCCCGATGGACTGGAGCAAAATTTTATCCTGAACTATGCAGGCAACTCTACGGGGAAAGGCACCAGCGCGTTAAACAGTTATGTAGATAGCACCAAACAGGTTACCCGCGTAACGTTTGAGATGGTTGATGCAGGGTCAAAAAAAATGAATGTGGTGCTGGCCGAATTGCAACCGCGCATCGACTCTATCTTTAACCCTAAAAAGTTTCATGTAGAGCTTACCGGCAGCAGCATCATATTTATTAAAGGCACCAATTACCTGCTTATTAACCTGTATGAAAGTTTGGCCTGGGCTATTTTCCTGATTGCCATTGTAATGTGGATATTGTTTCGAGGTGTTAAAATGATAGCTGTATCCCTGGTACCCAACCTGGTACCGCTTATTATTACAGCCGGCATTATGGGGTTTTTTGGCATTCCGCTTAAACCCTCAACTATCCTCATCTTCAGTATAGCCATGGGTATTTCATCCGACCAGACCATTTATTTCATCACCCGTTACCGCCACGAACTGCGCAACACCCGCAAAAGCATATCGGTAATTGTATCCGATACCATCCGCGAAACCGGGGTGAGCATGATATTTATAGCAACAGTACTGTTTTTTGGCTTTGGTGTTTTTGTGGTATCAAAATTTGGCGGTACACAGGCCCTGGGCATCCTGCTATCAATTACATTGTTAGTAGCGATGATCAGCAACCTTACCCTGTTGCCGGCATTTTTATTAACGCTTGAAAAAGGGGTGGACAGGAAAAAAATAAAGGGGCCGGATATAGAGGAGTAG
- a CDS encoding serine hydrolase: MKKILLLIVLFVSLVTVTQAQRANRSKFISDSLDLYVSRALTNWRIPGVAVCIVKDNKIVLMKGYGIKELGLPNLVDVNTLFMIGSNTKAFTATALAILQSSGKLSLDDKVTKYIPEFKLDNKLAGEQAIVRDLLCHRLGLQTFQGDFTFYNTNLSREEIIQKLGQIKAPYPFRTKWGYTNSAFLTAGQIIPRVTGKPWEVYLKENIFAPLGMSNTLALTAEMPKSINRTVPHTLNDGRLTAIPYCQIDGLAPAGAISSSVNDMSKWVMALLNDGKVGNRQVIPAAAIQATRQPQDIVGSEHHLNGENNFELYGLGWFIQDYSGHRLVMHDGGVNGYLSSVTLSPQDHLGIVILTNTDQNQFFEALRWEILDAYFGQGYRNYSDTYLANYKTRATADQATDKKLRDSVLLNLRPALPAENYTGKYTNSLYGSMTVTQGENNDLEMRFEHHPKMFAKLQPLGGNRYYVTFSDPTLGKAVFPFTVQNGRVTGVRVKVADFVERNPYDFKKE; this comes from the coding sequence ATGAAAAAAATACTTCTACTTATTGTTCTCTTTGTTTCATTAGTTACTGTTACCCAGGCCCAACGCGCCAACCGGAGCAAGTTTATAAGCGATAGCCTTGACCTGTATGTAAGCCGAGCCCTAACCAACTGGCGCATCCCGGGCGTAGCTGTTTGTATTGTTAAAGACAATAAGATTGTGCTGATGAAAGGTTACGGCATTAAGGAACTTGGCCTGCCAAACCTGGTGGACGTAAACACCTTATTTATGATAGGCAGCAATACCAAAGCCTTTACGGCTACTGCCCTGGCCATACTGCAAAGCAGCGGCAAACTTTCGTTAGATGATAAGGTAACCAAATACATCCCGGAGTTTAAGCTTGATAATAAACTTGCCGGCGAGCAGGCCATTGTACGCGACTTATTGTGCCACCGCCTTGGGCTGCAAACCTTCCAGGGCGATTTTACTTTTTACAATACCAACCTTAGCCGCGAAGAAATTATTCAAAAGCTGGGGCAAATTAAGGCACCTTATCCTTTCCGCACCAAATGGGGCTATACCAATTCGGCATTTTTAACGGCCGGCCAAATTATCCCGAGAGTAACCGGCAAACCCTGGGAAGTTTACCTGAAAGAAAACATTTTTGCCCCGCTGGGCATGAGCAACACCCTTGCCCTTACGGCCGAAATGCCCAAATCAATAAACCGTACCGTACCACATACCTTAAATGATGGCCGGCTAACCGCTATACCTTATTGCCAGATAGATGGGCTTGCGCCGGCCGGTGCTATCAGCTCGTCGGTAAATGACATGAGCAAGTGGGTTATGGCATTGCTGAATGACGGCAAAGTTGGCAACAGGCAGGTAATTCCGGCGGCGGCGATACAGGCCACCCGGCAACCACAGGATATTGTAGGCAGCGAACACCACTTAAATGGCGAAAACAATTTTGAACTATACGGGTTGGGCTGGTTTATACAGGATTACTCGGGCCACCGGCTGGTGATGCACGATGGCGGGGTAAACGGATATTTATCTTCGGTGACATTATCTCCGCAAGACCACCTGGGCATTGTCATTTTAACCAATACCGATCAGAACCAGTTTTTTGAAGCCCTGCGCTGGGAAATATTAGATGCTTATTTTGGCCAGGGATACCGCAATTATAGTGATACTTACCTGGCTAATTACAAAACCCGCGCCACTGCCGACCAGGCCACAGATAAAAAGCTGCGCGATTCGGTGTTGTTAAACCTGCGCCCTGCCTTACCCGCCGAAAACTATACCGGCAAATATACCAACAGCCTTTACGGCAGCATGACTGTAACCCAGGGCGAGAATAACGACCTCGAGATGCGTTTTGAACACCATCCTAAAATGTTTGCCAAACTGCAACCTTTAGGTGGCAACCGCTACTACGTAACCTTTTCAGATCCTACTTTAGGCAAGGCGGTGTTCCCCTTTACCGTTCAAAACGGCCGGGTAACCGGCGTACGGGTTAAAGTAGCCGATTTTGTGGAGCGTAATCCTTATGATTTTAAGAAGGAGTGA